AGGAAAAATGTTGTAATATATCTGTAGAACACTTCAATAGACCAAACATgaattcattaagaaaataagCACTAAAGCAAAAGAAGGTAAATATTACCAATTCCACTTAAAATTTTCATCATTAAAGACCAGCCAAGACACAACACCAACGCAACAGTGCTAATATTTGCAAGTGCATCTCTTCTGAAGAGACCACAAAAAGGCACATCTCTTTATACCTTTCCTGCTCCCCTCTCAAACTCCGTTTGAGCTATCCCCTACCCCCTGACTAGCTGAAGTAGTCAATGTACCCAGCACTCCAAGCCACTCATCACAGATGCCAACAGCACACTGGGTTAAGAGCATGCACGCTGGCCGGGGGGCCCCTCACAAGTCACCTCATCATAGTTGGTGTCATTCAGATCCTCGTCATCGTCATCCGCGGCCTGGCTCTTCTTCATCTGGTCCCCGACAGTCCTCTTGCCTGGGGGCGCATGGCGGTCATCCACAGGATCATTGGCATCCCGGGCAGGCCCGATGTCCGAGCGGGTGGTGAAGCCAGTGGCACTGCAGGAGACCCCAAGATGCCCATTTATCTGAGTGGCCTTGTTCCTGTGCCAAGACCCTCCACAGCTGTCACCTAATGACACCTTTTTTTCTAACTCCTCTGGGAAACCTCCAAAGAGCCCAGAAGCAGTGAACTCCACACAGCTGTCCTCTTCAAGAGAGAAACCTGAGAAGGTTGTGAGGCTACCTTCTGCCACCCCACATTCTCCTTGAGGGAGATTCCCCCGGGCACCAGGCCTCTCTGCTCCCAGGTCACAGTCTCCCGTTCCCAACAATCTGCCAATCAGCCCTCTGTCTGAATCCAACCAGGCCCCCAAACCCAACGTGGCCCAGTCGGAGTTCCTCTTCTGCGCCTGCCCTACGGTTGCTCTGGGTTGTTTCAGCCGATGGTGGCAGTGCCGTCCCAGGCACCACGGCATCAGCTttgccttcctctccctcccatctGTCTCTAAATTCTGCGGGGTCTACTGCCAAAATCCCTCCTCCGAGACCATGACTCCCATCACGGCTGGGATCCAAGTTAGCTACCCCCGCGCGTAGCTTTCCTCTGCTTCAACACAGCTCTGAGCACGGCGTACTGAGGTGTCTACTTCTGCAGTGCCTACGGGGGCTCTGGGCCCTCTGCTCCCGCAGCGCCACGCCACCCACCGCACGTCCCACCCACACAGACTCCTCAcagttccttcctcttcctccacgCCTCATCTTCCTTCTCAAACGCCCAACACGCAAAGCATCAGTTTCTCCTCTAACCCTGCCACATCTGTACACCCCTACGTCCTCCTTCTGAACTTGGCGCAGATGTTGACCGCGGGAACCCCAGAGTTCTAAATCTGTTCCTCTTTATGCACTTATTTATGCAACCACCTCGTCTCCCCTAGTAAACCGCAGGTCCTCCGAAGACACTGTCAAGATCTTAGACTTGTGTGCGCCCCAGATTCTAAAGTCCATAACGCTGGACATAATACTCCCAACAAGAGAAACCTGATCAAATGAATAACAAATAAACAGGGTGACGATGCCTGCTCACGTACTCGACAATACGTGGTGGTCATCTGACCTGGGGGACCCAGTCACAAGGCTCACAGATGCCATCCCCACCCCCGCGGAGCAGAGAGTCTGAAGCAGCAGCAATGTGACCACCAGCACCTCAGGGGAAGAATAAGGTACCACCGTGAGAGGCCACACAGAGGATTCCAGCCCGGATCGTGGGGAGAGAATCAGTCACGTTCAGGAcaaggatggggggggggggggggccggtcTGCCCGgcctggtggggggagggtagcCACGGTACTCCGACTACATGACGGAGATTTACGTCCTCGCCACGGCAGACTCGCAAGACGGTGCTGCCATCCACCCCGGGGACAGAAACCGGGCTCAGAGCCGTCGCTTCAAGCCCAAGCGTCCCGCCTCCTAGGAGCAGACAGCCTCCCTCGGGTCTGCCCTAACCCAGAGCGCCGTTCTTCCCACCAAGATCAGGCCAACCCCGCGCCATCCCTGTTCTCGTCCTCCCCGTCGCTGTCGGCGGCCGCCCAGACCCGGGCCCCTTCCCCCAGCGCGCGGCCCGCCCCAGGCCTCACCCGCGGCCCAGCCCCGGCACGTAGCCGAGCGGGGCGGGCATGCCCAAGAACGGCTTCTTCTTCTTGTTCATGGCGCCGGTGACGCCGACGGCCAAGAAGGGAAGGGATGGAGGCCGCGGCCGGAGGCGAAAAACCACAGACGTCCGAAGCTCTGTAACAGGAAGGATCACGGCCCGCGTCACCCGCACCCCGGAAGCAGAGCTCGTGGTCCCACGTAGCCCCGCCCACCGCGGATTCCCTGGGCGGAAGTTTCCGAAACTCGACTTCCGGCGGCTCCCGGCGGCTCTGGACCGAGGCTAAGGGGACAGAGACGCGGCGAGCGCATGTGCTGTAGCGCCCGCTCCTGGTGCGGCGGGCAGGCGATGTGCTCCTGGACTAGCCCTGGGGGACCTCAAAACTGAGCAGGGGCGGCCCTGCTTACTGCGTGTTTTCGATGCATTTCCGAGACCTGCCTGTACGAGCAGGACCCATGGGTCCCCTTCCTCCCTGAGCCTCCCACCCTGCCCTTCAGAGTCGCCTTGGCCGCGGGGTAGGGCCTAACACACCTGAGCAGGCTGCACACCTAGCCGACTGTGTAGGGCTTGTGCGGGGTGTATGTGCCCTGATCGCGGCACAGACTGCTGCCCTAGCTCTCCGCGCTCAGATTCCTGGGCCCAGTTCGGGCCCCGCCCACACCCCCACGATACCCTGAACATTCCGGTGATTCCGGTGACCGTGGGAGCCCAGACCCTAGAGAGCTAATtgacgaaaataaataaatgcagcagAACAAGTCAGTATGTGGGCATGGGCGGTCACAGCATGTGGGTGAATTCCGTGTGTGTTGGTGCGCACGGGTGCAAGTCCGACCACCCGTGCTCATATTTTAGGTGGACGCGCAGGACTGTTACCTGGATACATGACTGTGTGTCCATGTGCACCTTTGCTGAGGTGGCAGTGGAACATTCTTTGGTCCCCACATACACCTGGGGAGAGCCCTTGGGCTCTTGGCAGAGCAGGCAAAAAGCTGGTCACAAGTCTAGCCTTCTGCTGGAGCAggcagcccccagcccaccctgaCACTTCTCACTGGAGTCCTGAAGCAAGCACATCCCTCCTGCCTGCTGCAGCCCCCTCGgagtttctctctcctccctgtccccagcctACCCCTTTTCGGTGCCACATCCTGGGCACTGAGCCAGATTCTGGGGCtacagagggaaggggagagacccTGATGTCCTCCTGAAGTTcacagagtggggagggggaggtaagAGAGGGTCAAACTGGCTTCTCTGGGGAAGCAAGTGCCCATTCGATGGAGAAACCTCCAGAGAGGCCTGGAGAATGCATGAATAAAGGAATCAGTAAGTAAATTGACAAAGGAGAATGGAGGGAAGTGGTGGGTCTGGCCCCTGACCTAGGCCCCATGGGGCAGAGGGTCCCAGGAGCAGGTAGGACACCCCCTCCTCTCCATACGCAGAGAGGACTAAGGCACCCTCAGATGCTCCTGCAGACGCCTGGACCCCGGGCGGCCGCACAGAGTCACTCGTCCTTGGAGCCATGCCCAGGTGCGCACAGCCGCCCCTTGCCCTGGCAGACGCCCTCCGCGCTCGCACATCCGCGCGCCGCCGACACCCCTCGGAGCTCCCGGAGCGCGCCCCGCTCTCAGGGCTCGGCAGCAGGTGCCTCGCCGCGCAGACTCGCCGGGCGCGGGGACCGGCTCGGGCGCGGGGCCGGCTGGGGCGGGGCAGCGGCGCGCGTTCCCCGCCGGCCACACGGCCGCCCTGCGCCCGGCGAGGGGCGTGTGCACCGGCTGGGGACCCGCGGGCCCCATGTTCACGGAGCTGAGGCCCAAGCCGAGCCCCCCGCGAGGCCGCGCCGGGGCTGTGCGCGCCGGCTTCGGGGAGCAGCGGGATGTGGACGGTGAGCAGGGCTGGACCCGGGCGCGGAGCTGTCGCGGTCTGGGGGCTCGAGGACCGGAGGGACCAGGGCCGGCTCCTAGCGAACTCCGAACTGCAGCCGCGCTAGGAGTAGGGGGCGCGTCCCGGCCGAACGGGGTTCCCGGTGTCTTTATCCCGCGCTGGGGCgagggcgggggggggcgggcggcGGTCAGGCCTCGGGAATCTGCGCCCCCTGGTTTGGGGGAGGTGACCCGCCGAGGCTCCTGTCCCCAGGCTAGCACCACCCTGCGGTCACCTTTTCCTTCGCGCGGAGAAAACCTTCCCCGGCCCCTGCAgtggggcccagagagggtcCCCGCCCCATTTCCTCCTGGAATTCTGACGTTGGGGCTGGAAAGGAGGGACGGACCGACAGCCGGACGGAGAGCCCTCCCCCAGCGCGGGCAGGAAATGGGCGGGGCCCGGCTGGCCCAGGACAGGTGCGGCGCGGGCAGAGGCATCCGACTGGTTCTCCCGCCTGGAGGCCCCTCCAGGCGAAGCCCTGCGACCCGGGCGCCCGTCCCCCGAAACGTGCCTGCTTAGAATGAGTCTCCTCCCACCGTACTAGAACCACCCTCGGCCGCGCCCTCTGTCTGACCCCAGACCTCAAATTTAGAGTTGCCATCCAATTCCAGAAAGTTGCGagactggggaaggaggagggggaggaagatgTGGGTTTCCCTCATTACTGAAACCTCCTGGGCACACCACCAAGCCCTGCCCTCAGTGGGGGTGAGGGGCTGTGTCTGTGGTAGCCGGGTCACTGACTCTCCTGCTGAGGGGGTGCGGGAAGGACCCCGGCCTGGGAACCCGATCCTGCCTGCTGAGTCAGGGCGCGGATGCTGTAAGATGGGCCAAGGCTGGGCCCTGCTTCCTGTCTCTCCCCAGGGCTCTGTTGACTCGTGGACACCACACGGAgccttcatccatccattcagtcaTTCACCGTGTTTCTGGGCACTTCCTGTGTCCCGAGACCTGTGCAAGGCCTTGGGAGGAGTCAGTCCGGGTGTCACCCTCCCCTGACTCCTGTCAGCAACCAGCACAGAAACGATGGTAAAACTAAAACGCGATGAGCGTAACGAAGCTGGCGTGGGAAGAGAAAGCACAAGGCGTCAGCCTGGGTCCCCGAGCGCGTGGTTGCAGCCTGCGTGCCTGCGCTGCCGCTGCCGCGCACAGGAGCTGCCCTGGGCCGGGGGGCCTGCAGGAAGGGGGAGCAGGAACCTTGTGGGCTTGCCCAGAGTTCAGGCTTCTTCTTGTTCACAAGTCACAGCCAGTGAGCATAGCAGGACAGAGGCCAAGCCTCCAACGAACGCCAGGTGGGGCTGCAGGGACCAGGTGCCTTCGACGACGTGGGCAGGCAGCCCAGCCACAGGGGTCTCCCCAGCGCACAGAGTGTCCCAGGACGCGGGGGCCGCGTTTCCTCACAGGCAAGCCTGTGCGTGCGTGCGCCCTGGTCTGATGTGGCTGTGCCAGCCCAAGGAGAAGGTCAGGGGCGTCCCAGGAGAGCCCCAGCTGGTTCTGAGTGCGAGGCTCCCTGGTGGGCATGTCTCTCTCTAATTAAACAGAATCCATCCTGCTCCCCAGAGCACAGACTATGCTTCTGGAAGGTGGAGTCCTCAGGACAGCTCGCGCACACTTCCTTCTCTTTGGGGAGGCTTGGGAACCCCTAATTGGGAACGTGCCTCTCCTCTTCCGTGGAGGGAAGATGGGCTGAGCAGGAAGCCAGATCACAGGGAGGGAGGCCCTGCCCCTGACCGCTGTGACCAGGCACCCCTGCTCTGCAGCCACTGCCCACTTCAGCTTCTGCCGGACCCTCCTGGAGCACACGGTGTCGGCCGAGAGcatcccctgccccctgcctcgGACCCAGGGCACCAGCCTCACGTGGCACGACTCCCGCAGCCAGAGGGCAGCTGGCAGCCGGCAGGTCAAGCTCCTTCAGCAGCCCGGCACCGAGGCCCCCCAGGTACCCACCCACACACTACACCCacctcagcccctgccctcctTGCCACCCCACTCCACCGGCCACCCCTCTTCCCACAGGGCCGGCTGTACTCTGACCACGATGGCCTGTACCACACAAGTCCCTCCTTGGGTGGCCTGACGAGGCCCGTGGTCCTGTGGAGTCAGCAGGACGTCTGCAAGTGGCTCAAGAAGCACTGTCCCCACAACTACCTCGTCTACGTGGAGGCCTTCTCCCAGCACGCCATCACCGGTGCCGTGGGGGCTGGCGGGCTGGGGTGTGGCAGGGGCCGGCTCCCCGGAgaacctcctccccctcccctctctcttctgcttcctcCCCAGTCTGCCTCTCCGTCtgggtctttgtctctgtttctgtcgCCACCTGTCTTTGCTCTGCTCAGCCTCTATTCCTCCTTGCCCTCCCTCCGCCTCTCTCCCTCGCTTGCCCTGTCTCTCTGAGtctctctctgcatctctgtCTCTGCCCACCCGacccatttctttctctctctcccttctctctctccgcCTTTGCTCTCGAAGCCCCTTGGATGGCAACCTCGGCtcaacccctctcccctccctcccaggccggGCACTGCTGCGGCTGAACGCGGAGAAGCTGCAACGGATGGGGCTGGCGCAGGAGGCGCAGCGGCAGGAGGTGCTGCAGCAGCTGCTGCGCCTGCAGGTGCGCGAGGAGGGGCGGAGCCTGCAGCTGCTCAGCCAAGGTCAGTGGGAGGAGCCAGGAATGCCCACAGGTTCAGAAAGGCCTGGGGGGGGGGCTGGGCCTCGAGGTCCCGGAGTGCAGGGTGGGTGGGTTGACCTCAGGAGGGTGGCCGGGGACCCCAGTAAGGGCTGTCCTGCACCTGGGGCAAGAGGGGATGATGCCAGAGGCCCCCGACCCTCCTCACCCCCATTCACCCCATAGCTTCCTTCGGAAACATGTCCTAGCTGCTGCCTAGGCTTGAACGCCGGACCTCAGCACTGTGACCGGAGCCCCTGACGAGGACGAGGCAGAGCCGGCCGTGCAGCCCCTCTCAGACCCCGCGTGAGGCCCCAGGGGCCAAGCCCAGCCCCAGCATCGCCACCTCCAGCCACCTCTGGGTGTGCGCTCCGGGCTGTGCCTGCGagtgggcgggcgggcgggcgggcaggggctgcctGAGTGGGGCCCTTCCGCCCGGGACCTGAGCCCAGGCCCACCCCCTGGTGCTGCTGGCAGCATGCAGGACAGTCGCCCGGAGCCGGAGCCGGCctggacaccccccccccccggactCCCAAGGAGTCTGTTTATTTACATTCCCTTCCCCTGCGCCCTCCGCGCCCGCTGAGTCACGCGTCTTCTAAGCATCCTGCCCTCTCCCGGGGCCAGAGGTCTGCCCCCTCGCCCCGTTTACGCCCTCCCCCGGCCTCTAGAGGACTGCCCGCACAGGTGGGGTAAGCTGCCAAGGCTCCCTCTGGTGtgtgcccctcccctgcccttgccCAGAGAATGGTCATCGGCCCAGCCCAGCCAGCCACCGTGCCAAGTGCTCTCACGCATTTTTGAAACCCTTACCACGCCCCCATCTACTCATGGGGACTGGACACACGCCCAAGACCTGACCCCCAGGAGGACCCCACGCCCAGTGCCCAGCACCAGGCTCACCTGTGTCCTGGCCTTAGGCTGGGGGACAGCTCCCTCCTCCCAGGGTCATGGAGACTGCCTTCCAGGCTTAGTCATGGGTGGGCGTTCCCACTGCCCCTTTCCCAGGAGAACCCGGATCCACACAAGAACTGTTGCGACAGCTGCACCCCCCCATGCCCACCCAGTGGAGACCCAGCCAGCACCTGAGCAACCGCTCCGTGGGCCCAGCAGAGGGGTAGCTAGGGCAGTCCTGGCAGCCCCACCCTCTTGCACCTCTGCCCACTCAATCCCCTAGGGGATTCTGAAAATCTTGGGGACAGATGAGGCTGAGCCACCAGACCCCAATCCGTGCCCTGTGCCAGCCTCAGGATGGGAGGTTGGTTGTTGCAGGTCCCATGTGGAATTTGAACAACTGGCCTGGTGCCCCCCATCCCGTGTGCCTCCCCATGGGAGGCCCCTCATCCTGCCCGGCTGCCCTGAATATCCCTGGCCACCTCGTGCCATCACGACACGACCCTTTCCAGGGAGCGcttcctgtctctctccccttttccctccctgTCTTGGACCCTCAGCCCCGCTGTGTTCCTGTCTCATCTTCCTTGTTTTGCGCTTTTTTATATTCTGacaaaaaaatgagaagtaaacTTGGTTCTCAAGTGCCGTGAGTGTGGTGTCTGACTCTGGCCACCCAGGCATGTGGGGGACACTCAGAGCCTTGagtggggcctgggcctgggaggagggggcgCCGGGCCAGCTGCCTCCAGCTGGGGCCACCAGGGGGCAGTGGTGTCCCGTCCTGGTGGGGCGCCTGTTTACCCCAGGCCCCTGCTGGCCCCAGCTGCCCCATGGGCCGCACCCAGAGGCATGGACACAGGTGTGTTAGGTTCCTGGGGCTGTTGTGACAGATGACCACGACGGGGAGGCTTAACACAACAGAAACGAACTTTCTCACTGTTCTACAGGCCACAAGTCTGGAATCCAGCAGGGCAGCACTCCTTCCTGGGCTCAGGAAAGAACCCTTCCTCGTctctccagcttctgggggctgccCTGGGGGGATCCCTGGGCTCATGGACACACCACTCCATCCTGGATTCCGGGGTTACATCACCTCTTCCTAAATCTCCAAATCTCTGCCAAATCTCCCTCCTACAAGGACACTTGTCACTGGAcatagggcccacctggataatccaggatgatctcttcatttcaagatccttaacttaatcacgtcTGCAAAAACgttattccaaataaggtcccattcataggttccagggatcTGAAGTGACTATCTTTTGGGGATCCCCATTTAGCCCCCCACACAAGTGAAAGCCCTGACATAAGAAACACATGTCACAGCACATGCCCCCACACATACCCACACAGCAACCAGACACACAAATACTAACACAGAGGCATAAACCGAGCCCTGCAGTCTGGACACACATGCACCAACACACAGAGACACGATGACACCAGCATCCAGACACACAACACACTGACACACAGGGT
This DNA window, taken from Balaenoptera ricei isolate mBalRic1 chromosome 15, mBalRic1.hap2, whole genome shotgun sequence, encodes the following:
- the SAMD10 gene encoding LOW QUALITY PROTEIN: sterile alpha motif domain-containing protein 10 (The sequence of the model RefSeq protein was modified relative to this genomic sequence to represent the inferred CDS: inserted 1 base in 1 codon), which translates into the protein MPRCAQPPLALADALRARTSARRRHPSELPERAPLSGLGSRCLAAQTRRARGPARARGRLGRGSGARSPPATRXALRPARGVCTGWGPAGPMFTELRPKPSPPRGRAGAVRAGFGEQRDVDATAHFSFCRTLLEHTVSAESIPCPLPRTQGTSLTWHDSRSQRAAGSRQVKLLQQPGTEAPQGRLYSDHDGLYHTSPSLGGLTRPVVLWSQQDVCKWLKKHCPHNYLVYVEAFSQHAITGRALLRLNAEKLQRMGLAQEAQRQEVLQQLLRLQVREEGRSLQLLSQASFGNMS